One stretch of Roseibium sp. HPY-6 DNA includes these proteins:
- a CDS encoding acyl-CoA carboxylase subunit beta — protein MKEVLAELEKRRETARLGGGQRRIDSQHAKGKLTARERIEVLLDEGSFEEFDMFKQHRCTDFGMEQQHIPGDGVVTGWGTVNGRTVYVFSKDFTVFGGSLSEAHAEKITKLQDIALQNRAPVIGLFDAGGARIQEGVAALGGYGEVFQRNVLASGVIPQISLIMGPCAGGDVYSPAMTDFIFMVRDTSYMFVTGPDVVKTVTNETVTAEELGGASIHTTKSSIADGAFDNDVEALLEMRRLIDFLPMNNRAELPELTNYDDPDRIDTSLDTLVPDNPNKPYDMRELVLKTVDEGDFFEIQKSFAGNIITGFGRIEGRSVGIVANQPMVLAGVLDSDASRKAARFVRFCDCFNIPIVTFVDVPGFLPGTSQEYGGLIKHGAKLLFAFTEATVPKITVITRKAYGGAYDVMSSKHIRGDINYAWPSAEIAVMGAKGAVEILYRSELSDPDKIAKRTKDYEDRFANPFVAAERGYIDDVIRPHSTRRRVARALALLRSKQVELPWKKHDNIPL, from the coding sequence ATGAAAGAAGTTCTGGCCGAATTGGAAAAGCGCCGGGAAACGGCACGGCTCGGTGGCGGCCAACGTCGGATCGATTCCCAGCATGCCAAGGGCAAGTTGACCGCCCGTGAACGTATTGAAGTGCTGCTCGATGAGGGCTCTTTCGAAGAGTTCGACATGTTCAAGCAACATCGCTGCACGGATTTCGGTATGGAACAGCAGCACATTCCCGGCGATGGTGTTGTGACCGGTTGGGGCACAGTCAACGGCCGCACGGTGTATGTGTTTTCCAAGGACTTCACGGTCTTCGGCGGTTCGCTTTCCGAGGCGCACGCTGAAAAAATAACCAAGTTGCAGGATATCGCACTTCAGAACCGGGCGCCGGTTATCGGTCTGTTTGATGCCGGCGGTGCGCGTATTCAGGAAGGTGTTGCTGCGCTCGGAGGCTATGGCGAGGTATTCCAGAGAAATGTGCTGGCATCCGGTGTCATTCCGCAGATTTCGCTCATTATGGGACCTTGCGCGGGTGGAGACGTCTACTCGCCCGCGATGACCGATTTTATCTTCATGGTTCGTGACACATCCTACATGTTTGTGACGGGGCCCGACGTCGTCAAAACGGTCACGAACGAAACCGTCACGGCTGAAGAACTGGGCGGTGCGTCTATCCATACCACCAAGTCTTCAATCGCCGACGGGGCATTCGACAATGATGTTGAAGCCTTGCTGGAAATGCGGCGGCTGATCGACTTTCTTCCCATGAACAACCGGGCGGAATTGCCGGAACTGACCAATTACGACGACCCGGACAGGATCGACACGAGCCTTGATACGCTTGTGCCAGACAACCCGAACAAGCCATACGACATGAGAGAGCTTGTTCTGAAGACTGTTGACGAGGGTGACTTCTTCGAAATTCAGAAAAGCTTTGCAGGCAATATCATCACGGGCTTCGGGCGTATTGAAGGCCGCTCAGTCGGTATCGTCGCAAACCAGCCCATGGTTCTGGCCGGTGTTCTGGACTCTGACGCCAGCAGAAAAGCCGCCAGGTTTGTGCGTTTCTGCGATTGCTTCAATATCCCGATTGTCACATTTGTTGATGTTCCGGGCTTTCTGCCGGGAACCTCGCAGGAATATGGCGGGCTTATCAAGCACGGCGCAAAACTGCTGTTTGCCTTCACAGAGGCCACGGTTCCGAAAATCACCGTTATCACGCGAAAGGCCTATGGCGGCGCATACGATGTGATGAGTTCGAAACACATTCGCGGCGACATCAATTATGCCTGGCCGAGCGCTGAGATCGCAGTGATGGGTGCAAAAGGGGCCGTTGAAATTCTCTATCGCTCCGAGTTGAGCGATCCGGACAAAATCGCCAAGCGCACCAAGGACTACGAGGACCGGTTTGCCAATCCCTTCGTAGCTGCCGAGCGCGGTTACATCGACGACGTAATCCGACCGCACTCCACGCGCAGGCGTGTGGCAAGGGCGCTTGCGTTGCTTCGGTCAAAACAGGTCGAGTTGCCGTGGAAAAAGCACGACAACATTCCGCTTTAA
- a CDS encoding circularly permuted type 2 ATP-grasp protein, producing MADDRTFFNEMLDDAGGARSPYSRLAAWLEDKPANFLTKKSRDAETIFRRLGITFAVYGAEEATERLIPFDPIPRIISAAEWRRLSAGIDQRVRALNAFMHDIYHRQEILRAGIIPADLILQNEAFLPEMAGFTPARKVYAHIIGTDLVRVSENEFYVLEDNTRTPSGVSYMMENRETMMRLFPELFQTHAVAPVEQYPELLRRTLESVAPDPAKSTQTIVVLTPGIYNSAYFEHAFLADSMGVELVEGRDLFVDAGKVFMRTTRQPEQVDVIYRRIDDAFLDPLTFNADSMLGVPGLFDAYRAGNVTICNAPGTGIADDKAIYAYVPDIIEFYTGQKPILNNVPTWNCSRPDDLAYVLDNLADIVVKEVHGSGGYGMLIGPTASKREIAEFRKVLEATPTNYIAQPTLALSACPTHVASGVAPRHVDLRPFVLIGDQVRITPGGLTRVALKKGSLVVNSSQGGGTKDTWVLED from the coding sequence ATGGCGGACGATCGGACTTTCTTCAACGAAATGCTCGACGATGCCGGTGGCGCGAGATCACCCTATTCGAGGCTCGCAGCCTGGCTCGAAGACAAACCCGCTAATTTCCTGACCAAAAAGAGCCGCGACGCTGAGACAATCTTCCGCAGGCTCGGCATCACTTTCGCTGTTTACGGCGCCGAGGAGGCGACAGAACGGCTGATACCCTTCGATCCCATTCCCCGCATTATCTCAGCTGCCGAATGGCGCAGACTGTCCGCCGGTATCGACCAGAGAGTGCGGGCGCTGAACGCGTTTATGCATGATATTTATCATCGCCAGGAGATTCTTCGCGCCGGCATCATCCCGGCTGACCTTATCCTGCAGAACGAGGCCTTCCTTCCCGAAATGGCGGGCTTCACCCCGGCCCGCAAGGTTTATGCTCATATCATCGGGACGGATCTCGTCAGGGTGTCGGAGAATGAATTCTACGTTCTGGAGGACAATACCCGTACGCCGAGCGGTGTTTCCTACATGATGGAAAACCGCGAGACTATGATGCGGTTGTTTCCCGAACTCTTTCAAACGCACGCCGTAGCACCCGTCGAACAATATCCCGAACTTTTGCGCAGGACGCTTGAAAGCGTTGCTCCGGATCCGGCGAAATCCACGCAGACCATCGTTGTTCTGACGCCCGGGATCTACAATTCCGCCTATTTCGAACACGCGTTCCTGGCGGACTCAATGGGTGTGGAACTGGTTGAAGGCCGGGACCTCTTTGTTGATGCCGGTAAGGTGTTCATGCGCACAACGCGTCAGCCCGAACAAGTCGATGTTATCTACCGGCGGATTGATGATGCGTTTCTGGATCCCCTCACCTTCAACGCTGACAGCATGCTCGGCGTTCCCGGGCTGTTTGATGCCTACAGAGCCGGCAATGTCACAATCTGCAACGCGCCGGGAACCGGGATTGCGGATGACAAGGCAATCTATGCTTATGTTCCTGACATCATTGAGTTTTACACAGGTCAAAAGCCCATCTTGAACAATGTGCCGACCTGGAACTGCTCGCGCCCCGACGACCTTGCCTATGTGCTCGATAACCTGGCAGACATCGTGGTGAAGGAGGTTCACGGATCTGGCGGATACGGCATGCTGATCGGCCCGACGGCTTCCAAACGTGAGATTGCGGAGTTCAGGAAAGTCCTCGAGGCGACACCTACCAACTACATCGCTCAACCCACGCTCGCCCTGTCTGCTTGCCCCACGCACGTCGCGTCCGGTGTTGCGCCCAGGCATGTCGACTTGCGGCCCTTCGTCCTGATTGGCGATCAGGTCAGGATCACGCCGGGTGGTCTAACACGTGTTGCGTTGAAAAAAGGATCTCTGGTCGTGAATTCGAGCCAGGGCGGCGGCACCAAGGATACCTGGGTACTTGAGGACTGA
- a CDS encoding alpha-E domain-containing protein, producing the protein MLGRTASSLFWMSRYHERAQNVARLLEVAYRGAIMSHRGQEHGTHWAFALACSGCEPEFKEKYDELHIRSVAVFLLFSKENPVSVRNSLELARNNARAVRTGITAELWEAINTTWIEFTEVNPQTITQERLPDFLAWVNQRAHLFRGALLNTVLRNDGYFFSQMGNFVERADNTARILNTQYWSLLPDSDIVDDGSMEKYQWSAILRALSGRRSYRFAYPNARLRAFNIAEFLILRKEMPRSLAHCYNWIADTAEDLAQFYSAREPSLDLAKDIALSLSEKQMREIYQDGLHDYLTEFIGRNNQFAFELSKDYNFS; encoded by the coding sequence ATGCTCGGAAGAACCGCTTCTTCGCTGTTTTGGATGTCCCGCTATCATGAGCGGGCCCAAAACGTAGCTCGCCTTCTGGAGGTTGCCTATCGCGGGGCTATCATGTCCCACCGCGGACAGGAACATGGTACTCATTGGGCATTTGCGCTTGCGTGCTCAGGCTGCGAGCCCGAATTCAAGGAAAAATACGACGAGTTGCATATCCGCAGCGTCGCCGTTTTCCTTCTTTTTTCAAAAGAAAACCCGGTCAGCGTTCGCAACAGCCTGGAACTGGCGCGCAATAATGCACGCGCGGTTCGAACCGGTATCACCGCTGAACTCTGGGAAGCCATCAACACGACCTGGATCGAATTCACCGAGGTCAATCCGCAAACAATTACCCAGGAGAGGTTGCCCGACTTTTTGGCCTGGGTGAACCAGCGGGCTCATCTGTTCCGTGGCGCATTGCTCAACACTGTGCTGCGAAATGACGGCTATTTCTTCTCGCAGATGGGCAATTTCGTCGAACGCGCTGACAACACTGCACGGATCCTGAACACACAATACTGGTCTTTGCTGCCGGACAGCGACATTGTCGATGACGGGTCCATGGAAAAGTACCAGTGGTCGGCAATTCTCAGGGCACTGTCAGGACGTAGAAGCTACAGGTTCGCTTACCCGAACGCGCGGCTCCGGGCGTTCAACATTGCCGAATTTCTGATCTTGCGAAAGGAGATGCCGCGTTCCCTGGCGCATTGCTACAATTGGATCGCGGACACGGCGGAAGACCTTGCCCAATTCTATAGTGCGCGCGAGCCCAGCCTTGATCTGGCAAAGGACATCGCACTCAGCTTGTCGGAAAAACAGATGCGGGAAATCTATCAGGACGGCCTGCACGACTATCTCACCGAATTCATCGGCAGGAACAATCAATTCGCGTTTGAGCTATCCAAAGACTACAATTTTTCCTGA
- a CDS encoding transglutaminase family protein, whose translation MQLTVRHSTRYRYDAPLANAMQQLRLTPENGPAQRVLEWSIDAPGISRATTYKDAFGNRVHMVSRGEPVEDVEIVATGIVETRDTNGVLGQEADALVPPRIYTRVTPLTQSNQAIRRLAAHAETDDRISGFHALMHAIRDKVDYKIGVTETHAPASAALAAGEGVCQDHAHIFIAAARSLGVPARYVSGYLLLEEEQASEAHHAWAEVLIEGLGWTGFDVSNAVCPTDRYIRLTAGLDSRSAAPIRGIRFGGLEENLLVEVDVTQAVFQQQQ comes from the coding sequence ATGCAACTGACAGTCCGACATTCCACCCGTTATCGCTATGACGCGCCACTGGCAAATGCGATGCAGCAACTGCGCCTGACACCGGAAAACGGTCCGGCGCAAAGGGTACTGGAATGGTCGATCGACGCGCCCGGCATTTCGAGGGCAACGACTTACAAGGATGCTTTCGGCAACCGTGTCCATATGGTTTCACGCGGTGAACCTGTGGAAGACGTTGAAATTGTCGCAACAGGCATCGTTGAAACCCGGGATACGAACGGCGTTTTGGGGCAAGAGGCAGATGCGCTGGTGCCGCCGCGTATCTATACGCGCGTGACGCCGCTGACCCAATCCAATCAGGCGATTCGCAGGCTCGCGGCCCACGCGGAAACCGATGATCGCATCTCGGGCTTTCACGCGCTAATGCATGCCATCAGAGACAAGGTTGACTACAAGATCGGTGTTACCGAAACGCACGCCCCGGCCTCGGCTGCTTTGGCGGCTGGTGAAGGCGTCTGTCAGGATCACGCACACATCTTCATTGCGGCCGCCAGGTCCCTGGGCGTGCCGGCGCGCTACGTTTCCGGTTATCTGCTGCTGGAAGAAGAGCAGGCATCCGAAGCGCACCACGCCTGGGCCGAGGTTCTCATAGAAGGTCTGGGCTGGACCGGTTTCGACGTGTCCAACGCTGTGTGTCCGACCGATCGATACATTCGCCTGACGGCCGGGCTGGATTCGCGGTCCGCAGCCCCTATCCGCGGCATCAGGTTCGGTGGTCTGGAAGAAAATCTGCTGGTTGAAGTCGACGTTACGCAGGCAGTTTTTCAACAGCAGCAATGA
- a CDS encoding proteasome-type protease produces MTYCVGLKLDRGLVFAADTRTNAGVDNIATYKKLHVWEEPGERVITLLSAGNLAVTQAVVSLLSEHITSADNDRATLMTAKTMFQVARLVGSAVREVKSIDGEALATSAENFFVTFILGGQIEGEEPRMFQIYAAGNFIEVGEDTPFLQIGEHKYGKPILDRVTRADMRLGEAAKLVLLSFDSTIRSNLSVGMPIDMLLYNKDTFSTDRQVRIEQDDPYFQKLSHGWSEKLRAAFGDIDEFDV; encoded by the coding sequence ATGACGTATTGTGTCGGCTTGAAACTGGATCGCGGCCTGGTGTTTGCTGCGGACACGCGCACCAACGCCGGTGTCGACAACATAGCCACATACAAGAAGCTTCATGTCTGGGAAGAGCCCGGCGAGCGCGTCATCACACTCCTGTCCGCCGGCAATCTCGCAGTCACGCAGGCCGTGGTGTCACTCCTGAGCGAACACATAACCTCTGCGGACAATGACCGCGCAACTTTAATGACTGCAAAGACCATGTTTCAGGTCGCCAGGCTTGTTGGCAGTGCGGTCAGGGAAGTGAAATCCATCGATGGCGAAGCGCTTGCAACAAGCGCAGAGAACTTTTTCGTTACGTTCATTCTCGGTGGCCAGATCGAAGGCGAAGAGCCGCGAATGTTCCAGATCTATGCCGCGGGAAACTTCATTGAAGTTGGCGAGGACACACCGTTCCTGCAGATCGGCGAGCATAAATACGGAAAGCCCATTCTCGACCGCGTCACACGGGCGGACATGCGACTTGGCGAAGCTGCGAAGCTGGTTCTTCTGTCCTTTGATTCCACAATACGCTCGAACCTTTCGGTCGGCATGCCCATCGATATGTTGCTCTACAACAAGGATACGTTTTCAACAGACCGGCAGGTCCGCATCGAACAGGACGATCCCTATTTTCAAAAACTGTCCCATGGATGGTCTGAAAAATTGCGCGCGGCCTTTGGCGACATAGACGAATTTGACGTCTGA
- the mgtE gene encoding magnesium transporter encodes MNSSAMSEIEPVGWTREISQKPLEANDATLKAIRDMIKAGKRTQLVELLKRWDPIDVMQLLTRLRLKHARKLFQWLPANPSIKVVAELRPEFRSILMEESTLEQFRDILAGIDPEDAIEILNEFPDDVADELIARLPDVEDIATRGSYADDTAGRVMASKFVALREDCTADEAVEQMREEAGRIRKVFTVYVTDANGKLTGTVEVGKLLLAQGDVPLRKIMNRDVIAVSADTDQEEVLRLARKRDMRTVPVVSGNGHLVGRITPKQLTRIAADEANEDMLLMSGVSGEARSDDTIFRIVRGRLPWLLAGLVGASVAATVVGSYEDQLAEAAILAAFIPVTMSMAGNAGLQASAVAVQGIATGALWSGDIVFRLMKEFVAALFNGAIAGIILGALVLSASLIVPLEAPGNLALATSLSLLCVTTLAAMVGATVPIILDKIGIDPAMAIGVFITSSNDVLGVLIFFLMATTFYMA; translated from the coding sequence ATGAACAGCAGCGCAATGAGCGAGATTGAACCTGTCGGATGGACGCGGGAGATATCGCAGAAGCCGCTGGAAGCAAACGACGCAACGCTCAAAGCCATCAGGGACATGATCAAGGCGGGTAAGCGTACACAGCTCGTCGAATTGCTGAAACGCTGGGACCCCATCGATGTCATGCAGTTGCTGACAAGGTTGCGGCTCAAGCATGCACGTAAGCTGTTCCAGTGGCTGCCTGCAAATCCGTCGATCAAGGTGGTCGCCGAACTGCGGCCGGAGTTCCGCTCGATCCTGATGGAAGAATCTACGCTTGAGCAGTTTCGCGACATTCTGGCAGGCATCGATCCTGAAGATGCGATCGAGATCCTCAACGAGTTTCCGGACGACGTTGCCGACGAGCTGATTGCGCGCCTTCCCGATGTGGAAGACATCGCGACCCGAGGCTCTTACGCGGACGATACGGCCGGGCGGGTCATGGCGAGTAAGTTCGTCGCGTTGCGTGAGGATTGCACGGCTGATGAGGCCGTGGAGCAGATGCGCGAAGAGGCAGGACGCATCCGGAAGGTTTTTACGGTTTACGTCACAGATGCGAACGGAAAGCTGACCGGAACTGTTGAAGTCGGCAAGCTTCTGCTGGCCCAGGGTGACGTTCCCCTCAGAAAGATCATGAACCGGGACGTGATCGCTGTTTCGGCGGATACCGATCAGGAAGAAGTTCTCAGACTAGCCCGCAAAAGAGACATGCGCACGGTTCCCGTCGTCAGCGGCAACGGACATCTGGTGGGCAGGATAACGCCGAAGCAGCTGACGCGCATCGCCGCCGATGAGGCGAATGAGGACATGCTGCTCATGAGTGGCGTCTCCGGTGAAGCGCGTTCCGATGACACGATCTTCAGGATCGTGCGCGGCCGCCTCCCCTGGCTGTTGGCCGGCCTTGTTGGAGCCAGTGTTGCGGCAACCGTGGTCGGCTCTTATGAGGATCAGCTTGCCGAGGCGGCGATTCTGGCCGCCTTCATTCCGGTGACCATGTCGATGGCCGGAAACGCCGGGCTTCAGGCGTCCGCCGTTGCGGTCCAGGGTATTGCCACCGGCGCTCTCTGGTCCGGTGACATTGTCTTTCGGCTCATGAAGGAATTTGTCGCCGCTCTTTTCAACGGAGCGATTGCGGGCATTATCCTGGGCGCACTGGTTCTGAGCGCGTCGCTGATCGTACCGCTTGAAGCCCCTGGGAACCTGGCACTCGCCACTTCGTTGTCCCTGCTATGCGTTACGACGCTTGCCGCCATGGTCGGCGCAACCGTTCCGATCATACTCGATAAGATCGGCATCGACCCCGCCATGGCGATCGGCGTCTTCATAACCTCGTCAAACGACGTGCTCGGCGTGCTCATCTTCTTTTTGATGGCAACGACGTTCTACATGGCTTGA
- a CDS encoding ATP12 family protein — MRDFLETLHEDAAKDPERRARELSRRELPKRFYKEASHVAADDGFAIALDGRMVKTPGKTTLTLPNEIVAAAVAAEWAAQETVINPATMPLTRIANSAQDAVSNRFDEVADDVVGFAGNDALCYRADDPESLVDTQRRLWDPVVAWAGDLLGGRFTLIEGVIHAAQPAAVLAAYKKRISGETPLRLAALHTATSLTGSALLALAMREGHLDADAAWTAAHVEEDFNIERWGEDAEAAHIRAYKRTEFDAAVLILMQA; from the coding sequence ATGCGCGATTTTCTTGAAACGTTGCATGAGGATGCCGCCAAAGATCCGGAGCGGCGCGCGCGCGAGCTTTCCAGGCGTGAATTGCCGAAACGCTTCTACAAGGAAGCATCCCATGTTGCTGCTGACGACGGCTTCGCAATTGCGCTGGACGGCCGAATGGTGAAGACGCCGGGCAAAACCACGCTCACCTTACCCAATGAAATTGTTGCAGCTGCGGTAGCGGCTGAATGGGCTGCGCAGGAAACGGTCATCAACCCGGCGACGATGCCTTTGACCCGGATTGCCAATTCCGCACAGGATGCGGTGTCAAATCGCTTCGATGAAGTGGCCGACGATGTTGTCGGGTTCGCCGGCAATGATGCGCTTTGCTATCGTGCTGATGATCCGGAAAGCCTCGTCGACACCCAGCGCCGACTCTGGGATCCGGTTGTTGCCTGGGCCGGAGATCTTCTGGGTGGACGGTTTACGTTGATTGAAGGCGTTATTCATGCAGCGCAGCCCGCAGCTGTACTTGCCGCTTACAAGAAGCGCATTTCGGGTGAAACACCGTTGCGCCTGGCAGCACTTCACACGGCGACGAGCTTGACAGGTTCGGCCCTTCTGGCGCTCGCCATGCGCGAAGGCCATCTGGATGCGGACGCGGCCTGGACTGCGGCGCATGTGGAAGAGGACTTCAACATTGAGCGCTGGGGAGAAGACGCGGAAGCAGCTCACATCCGTGCGTACAAGCGAACTGAGTTCGACGCGGCTGTCCTGATTCTTATGCAGGCCTGA
- a CDS encoding HAD-IA family hydrolase, producing the protein MYLIIFDVDGTLVDSQDTIFHGLQVGFEAVDLPMPDRKTALSIVGRSLEEAFADLVGAQHLEKVPAMAEAYRQSKISRRKLGFEIDPLYPGAKNAIERLHAREDFLLGIATGKALRGVRHMQETHDLHGKFVTIQTADTSPSKPHPDMVERALSETGVERDRAVMIGDTSFDIKMAKAAGIHAIGVTWGYHDHTRLAEEGANRIIGGFEHLDEALQDVLKYDEETV; encoded by the coding sequence ATGTATTTGATCATTTTTGACGTCGACGGCACGCTGGTCGACAGTCAGGACACGATTTTCCATGGCCTTCAAGTCGGATTTGAAGCAGTGGATCTTCCCATGCCCGACCGTAAGACTGCCTTGTCCATCGTGGGAAGGTCGCTTGAAGAAGCTTTCGCAGATCTTGTCGGCGCACAGCATCTGGAGAAAGTTCCAGCCATGGCGGAAGCTTATCGGCAATCAAAGATATCAAGACGCAAGCTGGGTTTTGAGATCGATCCACTTTATCCCGGAGCGAAAAACGCGATCGAAAGACTTCATGCACGAGAGGATTTTCTGCTCGGGATTGCAACGGGAAAAGCGTTGCGCGGTGTCCGGCACATGCAGGAAACACACGACTTGCACGGCAAGTTTGTCACAATCCAGACAGCAGATACGTCGCCTTCGAAGCCGCATCCGGACATGGTCGAGCGCGCGCTTTCCGAAACGGGAGTGGAGCGTGACAGAGCTGTGATGATCGGCGATACGAGTTTCGACATTAAAATGGCAAAGGCTGCTGGCATTCACGCGATCGGCGTCACCTGGGGATACCATGATCACACGAGGCTCGCCGAAGAAGGAGCGAACCGCATCATTGGCGGATTCGAACATCTGGATGAAGCTCTGCAGGATGTTTTAAAATATGACGAGGAAACAGTCTGA
- a CDS encoding DUF2778 domain-containing protein, with protein MQLNRQANSLKKRARTFKDERAFAIVIAVLAIGLAAAATSVTLFGQNLVSAHLSAPLSDQQDIGLVHSVNEGLALPASRSDPHSTASTPTGLETDAISTSPASLPSRTASNAGDVFQQAARAHSHAQAKSVARIKLTAKLTHLNFARYIDAARKENAAAKLLAANPAGTHDASSPQSEETIEVAALGETMVPEADSVPETAVAASLPGAIALESVAEDFTPQDAVVAPVPGTKPAAPVRTASLTQDGNEAPVRTAQPVLAYATPGNPDEDKDGAFKGIGKLFSGLKGGLPGRGSGIAVYDISAATVHMPDGTKLEAHSGIGHRKDNPKYSHVRNLGPTPPNIYDLRMRERRFHGVEAIRMLPRDLAAMKGRDGMLAHSPLLRRTNGSHGCVAFKNYNKFLKAFKAGKVKKIIVVPSMDKLPKYMAALNRSTGT; from the coding sequence ATGCAATTGAATAGACAGGCAAACAGCCTGAAGAAACGCGCCAGGACGTTCAAAGACGAGCGTGCGTTTGCCATTGTTATCGCTGTCCTTGCCATCGGGCTTGCCGCAGCAGCGACTTCCGTGACCCTGTTTGGTCAGAATTTGGTCTCCGCCCATCTATCTGCGCCCCTTAGCGATCAGCAAGACATTGGGCTGGTGCACAGTGTGAACGAAGGGCTGGCCCTGCCTGCATCGAGGTCAGACCCGCACAGTACGGCATCAACACCCACTGGACTGGAAACTGATGCAATTTCAACTTCTCCTGCGTCCTTACCTTCGAGAACGGCGTCCAATGCAGGAGATGTCTTCCAGCAGGCCGCGCGCGCGCATTCGCACGCTCAGGCAAAGAGCGTTGCCCGGATCAAGCTCACCGCAAAACTCACGCATTTGAATTTTGCGCGATACATTGACGCCGCGCGCAAGGAAAACGCGGCAGCAAAACTGCTTGCGGCCAATCCCGCCGGGACGCACGATGCGTCTTCGCCGCAAAGCGAAGAAACGATAGAGGTTGCCGCTCTGGGTGAAACGATGGTGCCGGAAGCCGATAGCGTCCCGGAAACCGCTGTTGCTGCATCACTACCAGGTGCAATAGCGCTTGAAAGCGTAGCCGAGGACTTTACTCCGCAGGACGCGGTCGTAGCGCCAGTGCCGGGCACGAAGCCTGCCGCGCCGGTCCGGACAGCCTCTCTGACGCAGGACGGGAACGAAGCTCCGGTTAGAACAGCCCAGCCCGTGCTTGCCTACGCAACGCCAGGGAATCCCGACGAAGACAAAGACGGCGCGTTCAAGGGCATTGGCAAACTCTTCAGCGGCCTGAAAGGCGGGTTGCCCGGTCGTGGCAGCGGCATCGCCGTCTATGACATCAGCGCCGCAACTGTGCACATGCCTGACGGAACCAAGCTAGAGGCTCATTCAGGCATCGGCCACCGGAAGGACAATCCAAAGTACTCGCACGTGCGGAACCTCGGACCGACTCCGCCGAATATCTACGACCTGAGAATGCGTGAACGACGCTTCCACGGTGTCGAAGCCATCAGAATGCTGCCGCGCGATCTGGCAGCCATGAAGGGCAGAGACGGCATGCTCGCCCACTCGCCTCTCCTGCGCCGTACGAACGGTTCACATGGGTGCGTCGCTTTCAAGAACTACAACAAGTTTCTGAAGGCGTTCAAAGCTGGCAAGGTCAAGAAAATCATCGTTGTCCCTTCCATGGACAAACTTCCGAAATACATGGCAGCGCTCAATCGCAGCACCGGAACCTAG
- a CDS encoding ATP-binding protein → MSKEATLYLVCGKVASGKSTLARSLAAGPGTVLLSEDVWLKGLYADRLETLSDYVKYSERLKVTLEPHIVCLLRAGLSVVLDFAANTVEMRKWMRRLFEAAGCPHELHLIDVPDEVCKQRLRARNAAGTHEFRVSDEQFDRITSHFQPPTDTEGFNVHRHRAEQRDPTYG, encoded by the coding sequence ATGAGCAAAGAAGCAACGCTGTATCTGGTCTGCGGCAAGGTGGCGTCAGGAAAGTCAACACTGGCCCGATCGCTAGCAGCCGGTCCGGGTACTGTTCTCCTGTCGGAAGATGTCTGGCTGAAAGGCCTTTACGCGGATCGCCTCGAAACGCTTTCCGACTATGTAAAATACTCTGAAAGACTAAAGGTCACGCTGGAACCCCATATCGTCTGCCTTTTGCGCGCCGGGCTGTCGGTGGTGCTCGACTTTGCGGCCAACACGGTCGAAATGAGAAAGTGGATGCGCCGCCTCTTCGAAGCGGCCGGCTGTCCACACGAACTGCATCTGATCGATGTGCCGGACGAAGTCTGCAAACAGAGGCTTCGGGCACGCAATGCCGCAGGCACGCACGAGTTCCGTGTCTCCGATGAGCAGTTCGACAGGATCACAAGCCACTTTCAGCCGCCGACCGACACTGAAGGCTTCAATGTTCACCGGCATAGAGCTGAACAGAGGGACCCGACGTACGGCTGA